One window of Haloarchaeobius salinus genomic DNA carries:
- a CDS encoding GNAT family N-acetyltransferase: MVKTKLSAPECGRSDEHYVPEPSRASDRPPKSFLDARGRYIQLSIGHGLSDETYGALVEMYDAFDPTDRAHGLPPLGSDNVRSWLDNLREGLHVVARHDGRVVGHAVLVEARDEDAHELAIFVLDSFQHARLGTRMLERCCWVAGGYGISAITLYVESRNRPALNLYRSMGFEGEYVGHGELEMRLEL; encoded by the coding sequence ATGGTCAAAACGAAACTATCTGCTCCAGAATGTGGACGCTCGGACGAACACTACGTCCCGGAGCCGTCCAGAGCGTCCGACCGTCCACCGAAGTCGTTCCTCGACGCCCGCGGCCGCTACATCCAGCTCTCCATCGGCCACGGGCTCTCGGACGAAACGTACGGGGCTCTCGTCGAGATGTACGACGCGTTCGACCCCACCGACCGGGCCCACGGCCTGCCGCCGCTCGGCAGCGACAACGTCCGGAGCTGGCTCGACAACCTCCGGGAGGGCCTGCACGTCGTCGCGCGCCACGACGGCCGGGTCGTCGGTCACGCGGTGCTCGTGGAGGCACGCGACGAGGACGCCCACGAACTCGCCATCTTCGTCCTCGACAGCTTCCAGCACGCCCGTCTCGGAACTCGCATGCTCGAACGCTGCTGCTGGGTGGCCGGTGGCTACGGCATCTCCGCGATCACGCTCTACGTCGAGTCGCGAAACCGGCCCGCACTCAACCTCTACCGGTCGATGGGCTTCGAGGGCGAGTACGTCGGGCACGGCGAACTGGAGATGCGCCTCGAGCTGTAG
- a CDS encoding mechanosensitive ion channel family protein, translating into MSEFGVPPALADAAVHLQSGGSWVTDLVEAVNGLAEVVESPVLRAVATVAAVAFLAAIGYVTNRVQGELRERFGNTVADLLTVLLIGLSVFASAAVVVGVWSSADEVASAMRNLPVSTRDSDKVLISVVLVLVTHILSRLVKRVLEDYLATTEAFSDHQRRLTYRVSQVILWTGAAIVALGVWNVELTGLLVGAGFAGIVVGMAARQTLGAVLAGFVLMFSRPFEIGDWIEIGDVEGIVTDISIFNTRIQTFDGEYVMFPNDVVSGQRITNRSRKGRLRLEVEVGVDYDTDVDAAVETAAEAIEGLDTILTVPTPQVVVKRFDDSAVVLGVRFWIDNPSARRKWRARTAVVTAVKEAFDDAGVSIPFPQRTLGSRGDADVDETAAAVAEPAPDGGDE; encoded by the coding sequence ATGAGTGAGTTCGGTGTCCCCCCGGCGCTCGCCGACGCCGCCGTGCACCTCCAGTCCGGGGGGAGCTGGGTCACGGACCTCGTCGAGGCGGTGAACGGCCTCGCCGAGGTCGTCGAGAGTCCGGTGCTGCGGGCGGTCGCGACCGTCGCCGCGGTCGCGTTCCTCGCAGCCATCGGCTACGTTACGAACAGAGTGCAGGGCGAACTGCGCGAGCGCTTCGGTAACACCGTCGCCGACCTGCTGACCGTGCTGCTCATCGGCCTGTCCGTGTTCGCGTCGGCGGCGGTCGTCGTCGGCGTCTGGTCGAGCGCGGACGAGGTCGCCAGCGCGATGCGGAACCTGCCGGTGTCGACCAGGGACTCGGACAAGGTGCTCATCTCGGTCGTCCTCGTACTGGTCACCCACATCCTCTCGCGGCTCGTCAAACGGGTGCTGGAGGACTACCTCGCGACCACCGAGGCGTTCTCGGACCACCAGCGACGGCTCACCTACCGCGTCTCGCAGGTCATCCTCTGGACCGGTGCGGCCATCGTCGCCCTCGGCGTCTGGAACGTCGAGCTGACCGGGCTACTGGTCGGGGCCGGCTTCGCCGGCATCGTCGTCGGGATGGCGGCCAGACAGACCCTCGGCGCGGTGCTCGCGGGCTTCGTGCTGATGTTCTCGCGGCCGTTCGAGATCGGCGACTGGATCGAGATCGGCGACGTCGAGGGCATCGTCACCGACATCTCCATCTTCAACACGCGGATACAAACGTTCGACGGCGAGTACGTCATGTTCCCGAACGACGTGGTCAGCGGCCAGCGGATCACCAACCGGTCGCGCAAGGGTCGGCTCCGCCTCGAGGTGGAGGTCGGCGTCGACTACGACACCGACGTGGACGCCGCGGTCGAGACCGCCGCCGAGGCCATCGAGGGCCTCGACACCATCCTGACGGTGCCGACGCCGCAGGTCGTCGTGAAGCGGTTCGACGACTCGGCTGTCGTGCTCGGTGTGCGGTTCTGGATCGACAACCCGAGCGCGCGCCGGAAGTGGCGGGCCCGTACCGCGGTCGTCACGGCCGTCAAGGAGGCGTTCGACGACGCGGGCGTCTCCATCCCGTTCCCGCAGCGCACGCTCGGGTCGCGGGGGGACGCCGACGTCGACGAGACGGCCGCAGCGGTCGCCGAACCCGCCCCGGACGGGGGTGACGAGTAG
- a CDS encoding histidine kinase N-terminal 7TM domain-containing protein: protein MITLNVFSVALLSLAAMAFALAAYALREARRRSVPGGVEFATLSVGSGLWVGIHGLRVGATTRESFLFLVNAEWVGILLVAPAWLLFVLAYTGPRGGYSRRFAALLAVQPVVTLVLVWANPDGLFRVVEAVSVGGPGLPTATLDHGPLYPVTILYVYAMVIAGSAVLVRATLQVPQLYRGRTVALLVAATAPLLGSVPTVVDAPLVPGLVLGPVAFAVSLVAFAVALFGHELLRVVPLTPTVASEAVVAEMAAGVVVLDANGEITQTNPAAERFIGDDDAVGRRLESVQSELAMATDGGLEEEQQRLLLSGEDDRERYVDVESTPVYRGRGLYVGQLLTLQDVTDRVLREQRLNVLNRVLRHNVRHETNLILGHGETIAEELSAAQREGLETMLSSAEQLVDWSDRARFAERALDGVDGERRAVPLGPTIDHAVDRVRRASPDASIETPESVDAVVLGHSTLEWALYELVDNAVEHGTPTDGETATTDVRVTVTDDGDSVTVEIADTGPGIPPAERRVLAADEETPLEHGSGLGLWLVNWAVMAAGGEVNFAENDPRGTIVRVTLPRAT from the coding sequence ATGATCACGCTCAACGTCTTCTCGGTCGCGCTCCTCTCGCTGGCCGCGATGGCGTTCGCCCTCGCGGCGTACGCACTCCGGGAAGCCCGTCGACGGTCCGTCCCCGGTGGGGTGGAGTTCGCGACCCTGAGCGTCGGCTCGGGGCTGTGGGTCGGCATCCACGGGCTCCGTGTCGGTGCGACCACCCGTGAGTCGTTCCTCTTCCTCGTCAACGCCGAGTGGGTCGGTATCCTGCTGGTCGCACCCGCGTGGCTGCTGTTCGTCCTCGCCTACACCGGCCCCAGGGGCGGCTACTCCCGGCGGTTCGCCGCCCTGCTCGCGGTACAGCCAGTGGTGACGCTGGTGCTCGTCTGGGCGAACCCCGACGGGCTGTTCCGCGTCGTCGAGGCCGTCTCCGTCGGTGGGCCGGGGCTCCCGACGGCGACGCTCGACCACGGTCCGCTGTACCCGGTGACCATCCTGTACGTCTACGCCATGGTCATCGCGGGCTCCGCGGTGCTCGTCCGGGCGACGCTGCAGGTCCCACAGCTCTACCGCGGACGGACGGTCGCGCTCCTCGTCGCCGCGACGGCACCGCTGCTCGGGAGCGTCCCGACGGTCGTCGACGCGCCGCTGGTCCCCGGACTGGTGCTCGGACCGGTCGCGTTCGCCGTCTCGCTGGTCGCGTTCGCCGTCGCGCTGTTCGGACACGAACTGCTCCGGGTCGTCCCACTCACGCCGACGGTCGCGAGCGAGGCGGTCGTCGCCGAGATGGCTGCCGGGGTGGTCGTCCTCGACGCGAACGGCGAGATAACGCAGACCAACCCGGCCGCAGAGCGGTTCATCGGCGACGACGACGCCGTCGGCCGCCGCCTCGAGTCCGTGCAGTCGGAGCTGGCGATGGCCACCGACGGCGGGCTCGAGGAGGAGCAGCAACGACTGCTGCTCAGCGGCGAGGACGACCGGGAGCGCTACGTCGACGTCGAATCGACACCGGTGTACCGCGGTCGCGGGCTGTACGTCGGCCAGCTGCTCACGCTGCAGGACGTGACCGACCGGGTGCTCCGCGAGCAGCGGCTCAACGTGCTCAACAGAGTTCTCCGGCACAACGTCCGCCACGAGACGAACCTCATCCTCGGTCACGGCGAGACGATAGCCGAGGAGCTGTCGGCCGCCCAGCGCGAGGGGCTGGAGACGATGCTCTCGTCGGCCGAGCAGCTGGTCGACTGGTCCGACCGCGCCCGGTTCGCCGAGCGCGCACTCGACGGCGTCGACGGCGAGCGCCGAGCGGTCCCGCTCGGCCCGACCATCGACCACGCTGTCGACCGTGTCCGCCGGGCGTCCCCCGACGCGAGCATCGAGACGCCCGAGTCGGTCGACGCGGTCGTGCTCGGGCACAGTACGCTCGAGTGGGCGCTCTACGAGCTCGTCGACAACGCCGTCGAACACGGGACACCGACCGACGGCGAGACGGCGACGACCGACGTGCGCGTGACCGTCACGGACGACGGTGACTCGGTCACGGTCGAGATCGCCGACACCGGCCCCGGCATCCCGCCCGCGGAACGACGCGTCCTGGCCGCCGACGAGGAGACGCCGCTGGAGCACGGCTCCGGGCTCGGCCTGTGGCTCGTCAACTGGGCGGTGATGGCCGCCGGTGGCGAGGTGAACTTCGCCGAGAACGACCCGCGGGGGACGATAGTTCGCGTCACCCTCCCGCGTGCCACCTGA
- a CDS encoding methionine synthase → MTTNENRDQFRPEDHPNDHFLLTTVVGSYPKPKWLNRAKELYEDEDHEFDADDWAEAKDDACRLITDEHERAGLDVVVDGEMRRNEMVEFFAHRIEGYEFNGPVKVWGHNYFDKPSVVDDVEYTDSWLVDEYEFTAAAAERPVKVPITGPYTLANWSFNEAYEDDEALAYDLADLVNEEIEKLVDAGARYIQIDEPALATTPDDHAIVGECLERIADEIQDDVRIGLHVCYGDYSRIYPEILDYPVDEFDLELANGDYDQLDVFTADEFTKDLALGVVDAHTAEVEPVEEIKENVRKGLEVVPPERLVISPDCGVKLLPREVAFGKMRNMVQAVREVEAELDAGEIEVPAASRRSPADD, encoded by the coding sequence ATGACGACCAACGAGAACCGCGATCAGTTCCGCCCCGAGGACCACCCGAACGACCACTTCCTCCTGACGACCGTCGTCGGGAGCTACCCGAAGCCCAAGTGGCTGAACCGCGCGAAGGAGCTCTACGAGGACGAGGACCACGAGTTCGACGCGGACGACTGGGCCGAGGCGAAGGACGACGCCTGCCGGCTCATCACCGACGAGCACGAGCGCGCCGGCCTCGACGTCGTCGTCGACGGCGAGATGCGCCGCAACGAGATGGTCGAGTTCTTCGCCCACCGCATCGAGGGCTACGAGTTCAACGGCCCGGTCAAGGTCTGGGGCCACAACTACTTCGACAAGCCGAGCGTCGTCGACGACGTCGAGTACACCGACAGCTGGCTGGTCGACGAGTACGAGTTCACCGCCGCGGCCGCCGAGCGCCCGGTCAAGGTGCCCATCACCGGCCCGTACACGCTCGCGAACTGGTCGTTCAACGAGGCCTACGAGGACGACGAGGCCCTCGCCTACGACCTCGCGGACCTCGTCAACGAGGAGATCGAGAAGCTCGTCGACGCCGGCGCGCGCTACATCCAGATCGACGAGCCCGCGCTCGCGACGACGCCCGACGACCACGCCATCGTCGGCGAGTGCCTGGAGCGCATCGCCGATGAGATCCAGGACGACGTGCGCATCGGCCTGCACGTCTGCTACGGCGACTACTCGCGCATCTACCCCGAGATCCTCGACTACCCCGTCGACGAGTTCGACCTCGAGCTCGCCAACGGTGACTACGACCAGCTCGACGTGTTCACCGCCGACGAGTTCACGAAGGACCTCGCGCTCGGTGTCGTCGACGCCCACACGGCCGAGGTCGAACCCGTCGAGGAGATCAAGGAGAACGTCAGGAAGGGTCTCGAAGTGGTCCCGCCGGAGCGGCTCGTCATCTCGCCCGACTGCGGCGTGAAGCTGCTCCCGCGCGAGGTCGCCTTCGGCAAGATGCGGAACATGGTCCAGGCCGTCCGCGAGGTCGAGGCCGAGCTCGACGCCGGCGAGATCGAGGTGCCCGCCGCGTCGCGGCGCTCGCCCGCCGACGACTGA
- a CDS encoding 5-methyltetrahydropteroyltriglutamate--homocysteine methyltransferase has product MTDLVATTPGLFPLPDWAKSELSDLKGHQKGDLISGDDGPELQDAYDRARSEVVDVQTDAGLDRVVEGQLRWDDMLAHPLAVHDSVETRGIVRYYDNNNFYREPVVQDDLTFDGDVATELEAAAEQVDDGLQAVLPGPYSLADLATDEHYGDETEFLHAVADFLAGEADAFPAVETLFLLEPSLVENAPDEGLDSEVPEAVSAVADAVDAEVVVHPYWGALDEKVYAHLLDADVDAVGFDFVSDHEANLYNLQEYGATDDIALGLLDGQNTLVEEPEAINERVDWVFDNLPVAEFDTTYVTTNTETFYLPYSKFEAKVQAAADAVALAETEVQA; this is encoded by the coding sequence ATGACAGACCTCGTCGCGACGACACCAGGACTGTTCCCCCTCCCGGACTGGGCGAAATCGGAGCTCTCGGACCTCAAAGGGCACCAGAAGGGCGACCTCATCTCGGGCGACGACGGGCCGGAACTGCAGGACGCCTACGACCGCGCCCGGAGCGAGGTCGTCGACGTCCAGACCGACGCCGGACTCGACCGCGTCGTCGAGGGCCAGCTCCGCTGGGACGACATGCTCGCGCACCCGCTGGCCGTCCACGACAGCGTCGAGACCCGGGGAATCGTCCGCTACTACGACAACAACAACTTCTACCGCGAGCCCGTCGTGCAGGACGACCTGACGTTCGACGGGGACGTGGCCACCGAGCTGGAGGCCGCCGCCGAGCAGGTCGACGACGGGCTGCAGGCGGTGCTTCCAGGCCCGTACTCCCTGGCCGACCTCGCCACCGACGAGCACTACGGCGACGAGACGGAGTTCCTCCACGCCGTCGCCGACTTCCTCGCCGGTGAAGCCGACGCCTTCCCCGCGGTCGAGACGCTGTTCCTGCTCGAACCGTCGCTGGTCGAGAACGCACCGGACGAGGGCCTCGACAGCGAGGTCCCCGAGGCCGTCTCGGCGGTCGCCGACGCGGTCGACGCCGAGGTCGTCGTCCACCCGTACTGGGGCGCACTCGACGAGAAGGTGTACGCCCACCTCCTCGACGCCGACGTGGACGCCGTCGGCTTCGACTTCGTCTCCGACCACGAGGCGAACCTCTACAACCTGCAGGAGTACGGTGCGACCGACGACATCGCGCTCGGCCTGCTCGACGGGCAGAACACGCTCGTCGAGGAGCCCGAAGCCATCAACGAGCGCGTCGACTGGGTGTTCGACAACCTCCCGGTCGCAGAGTTCGACACGACGTACGTGACGACGAACACCGAGACGTTCTATCTCCCATACAGCAAGTTCGAGGCGAAGGTCCAGGCCGCCGCCGACGCCGTCGCCCTCGCCGAGACGGAGGTGCAAGCATGA
- a CDS encoding 50S ribosomal protein L21e: MPNSNGPMKNTRNKLKNHPRERGTSPPQRAIQEYDEGQKVHLKIDPSVQKGRYHPRFDGQTGEVVGKQGSAFKVQITDGGKEKTLIVAAAHLTAQQ, translated from the coding sequence ATGCCCAACTCCAACGGACCCATGAAGAACACGCGGAACAAGCTCAAGAACCACCCGCGCGAGCGGGGCACATCGCCGCCGCAGCGCGCGATCCAGGAGTACGACGAGGGCCAGAAGGTCCACCTGAAGATCGACCCCTCGGTCCAGAAGGGTCGCTACCACCCGCGCTTCGACGGCCAGACCGGCGAGGTCGTCGGCAAACAGGGCTCCGCGTTCAAGGTCCAGATCACGGACGGCGGCAAGGAGAAGACCCTCATCGTCGCCGCAGCACACCTCACGGCCCAGCAGTAA
- a CDS encoding HemK2/MTQ2 family protein methyltransferase, producing MADDLAERRGVETEVYQPAEDSHLLAEAVLADGVSGTVVEVGTGSGYVAERIAAETDAAVVATDLNPHACEQARERSEHGVQVVRADLVAPFRDGSLDAVVFNPPYLPADDAAARNDWMEVALTGGEDGRAVIDPFLDDVGRVLAPDGVVYLLVSSLTGVDEVVERAAGNGFSAVALRDESFPFETLTVLKLLR from the coding sequence ATGGCCGACGACCTCGCCGAGCGCCGGGGTGTCGAGACCGAGGTGTACCAGCCCGCGGAGGACTCCCACCTGCTCGCGGAGGCCGTCCTCGCGGACGGCGTCTCGGGAACCGTCGTCGAGGTCGGCACCGGTTCGGGCTACGTCGCAGAGCGGATCGCCGCGGAGACGGACGCCGCGGTCGTCGCGACCGACCTCAACCCCCACGCCTGCGAGCAGGCCCGCGAGCGAAGCGAGCACGGCGTGCAGGTGGTCCGTGCGGACCTCGTGGCACCGTTCCGCGACGGGAGCCTCGACGCGGTCGTGTTCAACCCACCGTACCTCCCCGCGGACGACGCCGCGGCCAGGAACGACTGGATGGAGGTCGCGCTCACCGGCGGCGAGGACGGGCGGGCGGTCATCGACCCGTTCCTCGACGACGTGGGCCGCGTGCTCGCGCCCGACGGGGTGGTCTACCTGCTGGTCTCCTCGCTCACCGGCGTCGACGAGGTCGTCGAGCGTGCCGCAGGCAACGGGTTCAGTGCCGTCGCGCTCCGCGACGAGTCGTTCCCGTTCGAGACGCTGACCGTGCTGAAGCTCCTCCGGTAG
- a CDS encoding RNA polymerase Rpb4 family protein, with amino-acid sequence MTIFKEKLDEEYVTVPKVKELLADIEEDRALDEDREMQYELARAIEHVNRFAVLEVEEAQELVDELQELEKVDEATAYKIANLLPQDRTELRSVYAQERYTLDGDELDEILNVVAKYA; translated from the coding sequence ATGACGATCTTCAAAGAAAAGCTCGACGAGGAGTACGTGACAGTCCCGAAGGTCAAGGAGCTCCTCGCCGATATCGAGGAGGACAGGGCCCTCGACGAGGACCGCGAGATGCAGTACGAGCTGGCGCGGGCCATCGAGCACGTCAACCGCTTCGCCGTGCTCGAGGTCGAGGAAGCACAGGAGCTGGTCGACGAACTGCAGGAGCTCGAGAAGGTCGACGAGGCGACGGCGTACAAGATCGCGAACCTGCTCCCGCAGGACCGCACGGAGCTGCGCTCGGTGTACGCCCAGGAGCGCTACACGCTCGACGGCGACGAGCTGGACGAGATCCTCAACGTCGTCGCGAAGTACGCGTAA
- a CDS encoding 16S ribosomal RNA methyltransferase A, with the protein MRDPDGLLARAGVRGDPDRDQHFLVDDRVLDRLPGYLPETADREHLLEIGAGNGALTDRLLATAEHVTAIERDPTLAAFLREEFAEEREAGRLTVVEGDALEVDLPEFSASVSNLPYGVSSPITFRLLPLKRPLVLMFQQEFAERMVAEPGTDDYGRLSVSTQHYADVELVETIPATAFSPPPQVDSAVVRCTPRDPDYEVDDEAFFLDFVKAVFTQRRKTMRNAIRNTAHISGLDDADAVVDAAADELMGKRAGKLPPETFAELARVAAEVGRDRADE; encoded by the coding sequence ATGAGAGACCCCGATGGACTGCTGGCACGGGCGGGGGTCCGCGGCGACCCCGACCGCGACCAGCACTTCCTCGTTGACGACCGCGTCCTCGACCGACTGCCCGGTTACCTCCCGGAGACGGCCGACCGCGAGCACCTGCTGGAGATCGGCGCGGGCAACGGCGCGTTGACCGACCGGCTGCTCGCGACGGCCGAACACGTCACGGCCATCGAGCGCGACCCGACCCTGGCCGCCTTCCTGCGCGAGGAGTTCGCCGAGGAGCGCGAGGCGGGCCGGCTGACCGTCGTCGAGGGCGACGCCCTTGAGGTCGACCTGCCCGAGTTCTCGGCGTCGGTGTCGAACCTGCCGTACGGCGTGTCGAGCCCCATCACGTTCCGGCTGCTCCCCCTGAAACGGCCGCTCGTGCTGATGTTCCAGCAGGAGTTCGCAGAGCGGATGGTTGCCGAGCCGGGAACGGACGACTACGGCCGGCTCTCGGTGAGCACGCAGCACTACGCCGACGTGGAGCTGGTCGAGACGATACCCGCCACGGCGTTCTCGCCGCCGCCGCAGGTCGACAGCGCGGTCGTCCGATGTACGCCACGCGACCCCGACTACGAGGTCGACGACGAGGCGTTCTTCCTCGACTTCGTGAAGGCGGTGTTCACCCAGCGCCGGAAGACGATGCGGAACGCCATCCGCAACACGGCACATATCTCCGGACTGGACGACGCAGACGCCGTGGTCGACGCCGCCGCCGACGAGCTGATGGGCAAGCGGGCCGGGAAGCTCCCGCCGGAGACCTTCGCGGAGCTCGCGAGGGTCGCTGCCGAGGTCGGCCGTGATCGGGCAGATGAGTGA
- a CDS encoding cystathionine gamma-synthase, with product MDDDDAFHIETRSIHAGQEPDEETGALMTPIYANSTYEQDGPGEHRGYEYSRTANPTRTDLEANLASLEGGEFGRCFSSGMGSINTVLNLLEAGDHVVTGEDVYGGTHRIFTQVYEDYDLEFSFVDMTDLDAIEAAMRDETELLWLETPTNPLMSIVDIQGAADIAHDHDALCAIDNTFATPYLQRPLEHGADIVSHSLTKYLGGHSDVVGGALVTDDEDLDERIGFYQNSVGATPGPHDCFLVLRGTKTLPVRMDRHCENARAIADWLADHPAVSEVFYPGLEDHPGHDIAAEQMDDFGGMLSFEVDGTLEQASTVVSATEVFTLAESLGGVESLIEQPAAMTHAAIPKEERLEAGLTDGLIRASVGIEHVDDLTADLQQAFDAAGL from the coding sequence ATGGACGACGACGACGCTTTCCACATCGAGACGCGCTCCATCCACGCCGGACAGGAACCCGACGAGGAGACCGGCGCACTCATGACGCCCATCTACGCGAACTCCACCTACGAGCAGGACGGCCCGGGCGAGCACCGCGGCTACGAGTACTCACGCACCGCGAACCCGACACGCACCGACCTCGAGGCCAACCTCGCGAGCCTCGAGGGCGGTGAGTTCGGCCGCTGCTTCTCCTCCGGGATGGGCTCCATCAACACCGTCCTGAACCTGCTCGAAGCCGGCGATCACGTCGTCACCGGCGAGGACGTCTACGGTGGCACCCACCGTATCTTCACGCAGGTGTACGAGGACTACGACCTCGAGTTCTCCTTCGTGGACATGACCGACCTCGACGCCATCGAGGCCGCGATGCGGGACGAGACCGAGTTGCTCTGGCTGGAGACCCCGACGAACCCGCTCATGTCCATCGTCGACATCCAGGGCGCGGCCGACATCGCCCACGACCACGACGCACTCTGTGCAATCGACAACACGTTCGCGACGCCGTACCTCCAGCGACCGCTCGAACACGGCGCGGACATCGTGAGCCACTCGCTGACGAAGTACCTCGGCGGCCACTCCGACGTGGTCGGCGGCGCACTCGTCACGGACGACGAGGACCTCGACGAGCGCATCGGCTTCTACCAGAACTCGGTCGGCGCGACGCCCGGCCCGCACGACTGCTTCCTCGTGCTCCGCGGGACCAAGACCCTGCCGGTGCGGATGGACCGCCACTGCGAGAACGCCCGCGCCATCGCGGACTGGCTCGCCGACCACCCGGCCGTCTCCGAGGTGTTCTACCCCGGACTCGAGGACCACCCGGGTCACGACATCGCCGCCGAACAGATGGACGACTTCGGCGGGATGCTCAGCTTCGAGGTCGACGGGACGCTCGAACAGGCCAGCACCGTCGTGAGCGCGACCGAGGTGTTCACCCTCGCCGAATCCCTCGGCGGCGTCGAGAGCCTCATCGAACAGCCCGCCGCGATGACCCACGCCGCGATCCCGAAGGAGGAACGCCTCGAGGCCGGACTCACCGACGGGCTCATCCGCGCAAGCGTCGGCATCGAGCACGTCGACGACCTCACCGCCGACCTCCAGCAGGCGTTCGACGCCGCCGGGCTCTGA
- a CDS encoding DUF655 domain-containing protein — protein sequence MSDSEREEEASVHAVVLDIFPNGRSSDGRAGYDREPLAYAIGTRDFRLFEVVFSETPDVAIDDEVAVEPPGETVKRVRNVEFDDLSSGAQSELEYVVAEMVEADEGRFVSFYNDAQPITLRLHQLNLLPGIGKKLRNSILDERKRKPFESFDELEERVAGLHDPEGILAERILEELRDDDLKYKAFVGRSDE from the coding sequence ATGAGCGATTCCGAACGCGAGGAGGAGGCGTCGGTCCACGCCGTCGTCCTCGACATCTTCCCCAACGGCCGTTCGAGCGACGGGCGGGCCGGATACGACCGGGAGCCCCTGGCCTACGCCATCGGGACCCGCGACTTCCGCCTGTTCGAGGTCGTCTTCTCGGAGACGCCCGACGTGGCCATCGACGACGAGGTGGCCGTCGAACCGCCAGGCGAGACGGTGAAGCGGGTCCGTAACGTCGAGTTCGACGACCTCTCCTCGGGTGCGCAGTCTGAGCTCGAGTACGTCGTCGCCGAGATGGTCGAGGCCGACGAGGGCCGGTTCGTGTCGTTCTACAACGACGCACAGCCGATCACCCTCCGGCTCCACCAGCTGAACCTCCTGCCCGGCATCGGGAAGAAGCTCCGGAACAGCATCCTCGACGAACGCAAGCGCAAGCCCTTCGAGAGCTTCGACGAGCTAGAGGAGCGGGTCGCCGGCCTGCACGACCCGGAGGGCATCCTCGCCGAGCGCATCCTGGAGGAGCTGCGCGACGACGACCTGAAGTACAAGGCGTTCGTCGGCCGGAGCGACGAGTAG